GATGAACTCCCGGATCGCGGCGTCGATCTGGTTGATCAGGTCCATGCACGGCTCATTCCGCAGTGGGTCGGGTGGGGGGTCGGAACCACCGTCCCGTCCGGTGCCGCGCTGCGGATCGGGGGAGTCCCTGAGCCGCTCCCGGAGTTGTGCTCCGGCGACGTCGATGTCGGTGGTCGGGCTCACGGGTCCGGCCCGCGTCCGGCACTGGGCCGGACGGGCGCACGCGGCAGCATGCTCTGCGGTGGGTCGAGTGCTCATTGTTGATCTTTATGTCCGTTGTGCGCAAGTCAGCCGCCGGACGAACGGGCTTGGCCGGGCCGGTGGCGGTCGGCGGGAGCCGGGCCGCGTCGTCGCGGGAGCGCGCAGGATGGAGTCGCACCGGGTGGGATCCGGGCCGCGGGAGTGCGCGGTGCCACGGGATTCGGGCTTTGTCCGGGGCGGCCGGTAACGTGGATGAGCGATGAGCACCCCACTCGACCTCCAGTGGAACAACGATCCGTTGTCGCCCGCCGAACCCGGCCACGCCGGACGGCGCGGCACGGACCCGGAAGCCCTGCTCGCCGGTCTGAACCCGCAACAGCGCGACGCGGTGGTGCACACCGGCTCGCCGCTGCTGATCGTGGCCGGTGCCGGGTCGGGCAAGACCAGGGTGCTGACCAACCGGATCGCCTACCTGCTCGCGGGCGGGGCGCACCCGGGCCAGATCATGGCGATCACCTTCACCAACAAGGCCGCGGCCGAGATGAAGGAGCGCGTCGCCGAGCTGGTCGGCCGCCGGGCCAACGTGATGTGGGTGTCGACGTTCCACTCGATGTGCGTGCGGGTGCTGCGCCGCGAGGCCAAGGTCCTAGGGCTGTCGTCGAACTTCTCGATCTACGACGCCGACGACTCCCGGCGGCTGATCACCATGATCGCCCGGGAGCAGGACCTCGACTCCAAGCGTTACCCGGCGCGCACCCTCGCGGTGCACATCTCGAACCTGAAGAACGAGCTGCTGTCCCCGGAGACGGCCGCTGAGCAGGCGGGCAACGACGTGGAGCGCAAGGTCGCCCAGGTCTACGCCGCCTACCAGCGCCGGCTCGTGGAGTCCAACTCGATGGACTTCGACGACCTGATCATGCGCACGGTGGAGCTGCTGCAGAACCACCCGGACGTCGCCGAGCACTACCGGCGGCGGTTCCGGCACGTGCTGGTGGACGAGTACCAGGACACCAACCACGCGCAGTACGTGCTGGTCCGCGAGCTGGTGGGCACCGAGGCGACCGAGGACGGCGTCGAACCGGCCGAGCTGTGCGTGGTGGGTGACGCCGATCAGTCGATCTACGCCTTCCGCGGGGCGACGATCCGCAACATCGAGGAGTTCGAGCGGGACTACCCGGAGGCCCGGACGATCCTGCTGGAGCAGAACTACCGCTCCACGCAGACCATCCTGTCCGCGGCCAACGCGGTGATCCGGCGCAACCCGAACCGCCGCGACAAGCGGCTGTGGAGCAACGCGGGCGACGGCGAGCAGATCGTCGGCTACGTCGGGGACAACGAGCACGACGAAGCGGCCTTCGTGGCCGGCGAGATCGACCGGCTGGTCGACTCGGGCGACGCGACGTTCAACGACATCGCGGTGTTCTACCGGACCAACAACCAGTCACGAGTGTTCGAGGAGGTGTTCATCCGGCTCGGCCTGCCCTACCGCGTCGTCGGCGGGGTGCGCTTCTACGAGCGCCGCGAGGTCCGGGACGCACTGGCCTACCTGCGGGTGCTGGACAACCCGGACGACACGGTGAGCCTGCGCCGCATCCTCAACGTGCCCAAGCGAGGCATCGGTGACCGGGCGGAGGCCGTGGTCGCGGTGCACGCGGAGCAGGAGCGGATCTCGTTCGCCCGGGCCCTGCGCGATGCGGCGGACGGCCGGGTCGCGCTGCTGAACACCCGGGCGCGCAACGCGATCTCGGGTTTCGTGGCGCTGCTCGACGAGCTGCAGCAGGTGGCGGCGGAGTCCGACGTCGCGGAGACCCTGGAGCAGGTGCTGGAGCGCACCGGCTACCGCGCGGAGCTGGAGGCCAGCGACGACCCGCAGGACGCCACGCGGGTGGAGAACCTGACCGAGCTCGTCACGGTGGCGCGCGAGTTCATCGAAGCGCGCGCCGGGGTGCCCGCGGCCGGAGCGGAGGGCGAGACCGATCCGTCGGCGGAGGCGGTGGTCGCCGCTGCGGTCCCGGCCGCCGAGGACGACGAGGAGACCGCGCTGGGGCTGCCCGCGGACGACTCGCTGTCGGCGTTCCTGGAGCGGGTCTCGCTGGTGGCCGACGCGGATTCGCTGCCGGAGTCGGGCGACGGGGTGGTCACCCTGATGACCCTGCACACCGCGAAGGGGCTGGAGTTCCCGGTGGTGTTCTGCACCGGCTGGGAGGACGGGATCTTCCCGCACATGCGGGCGCTGGGCGAACCGGCCGAGCTGGCCGAGGAGCGGCGCCTGGCCTACGTGGGCATCACCCGCGCCCGGCAGCGCCTGTACCTGTCCCGCGCGCTGATGCGGTCGGCGTGGGGGCAGCCGATGACGAATCCGGCGTCCCGGTTCCTCACCGAGATCCCGGAGGAGCTGCTGCACTGGCGACGGATCGAGCCGGAGCGCGCTGCGCCGCAGGTGCGCAGCACCTGGGGCAGCCGCGGTGGTGGGTTCGACCGCACCGGCTCGGACTCGGCGCAGGCCGGGCTGTCCGCCCGGGGCATGCGCAGCACCGGCATGAAGGGCTGGAAGGACACCGTCTCCATCAAGCTGGCGGCCGGTGACCGGGTCACCCACGACAAGTACGGCCTGGGCACGGTGCTCTCCACCGAGGGCGAGGGCCCGCGGGCGACCGCGACCATCGACTTCGGCACCGCTGGAACGGTGCGCCTCATGCTGATCGGCAGCGTCCCGCTGACCAAGATCTGATCGTCCGGCGGCCGTCTGACGAGCACCGATCGTTGTCCGAAGTGGACTGATTGCTGCTCGGGCGCGGCCTGGTTCAGCTCAGTTCTGCTGCGGCTCTGCGGATCAGGCCCAGCAGCCAGCGGTGGGCGGCGTCGACGTCGTTGCGCGGGTGCCAGGCCATGCCGATGCTCACCGGCGGCAGGTCGAGCGGCACCTCGAAGGTGCGCAGGCCCGCGTGCCGGGCGGCGGATTCCGTTGCCAGGCAGACGAGATCGGTGTCGCGAGCGAGCAGCAGTGCGGCGGTGTGGCTCGGGAGCACGACCGGAACCCGGCGCTGCAACCCGAGTTCGGCGAGCCGGTCGTCGACCGGGCCGCGGGCCCGGCCCCGCCGCGACACGCTGATGTGCGTCGCAGCGGCGAACTGCTGCGGGCTGATCTCGCCCCGGGCCAGCGGGTGCTCCGGCCGGACGGCCCCGACCAGCCGCGTGGTCGTCAGCGGTGCGGTGCGGGTCTCGGGATCCAGGTGGTCGAGCACGCCGATCTCGACGTCCACCGATCCGTCGCGCAGCGCCGAGGTGCCTTCAGCGGTCTCCGGGACGAACCTCAGCGCCACTCCGGGAGCCGTGCCGGCGGTCAGGGCCAGTAGCGCGGGAGTCAGTGCGCCGGTGAGCAGATCGCTGCTCTGGAGGGTGAAAGTGCGCTTCAGGGTCGCCGGATCGAACTGGTCGCCGGGAGTGAGCAGCGCGCGGGAACGCTCGACGACAGCGTGCACCTCGTCGCGGAGCTCAACGGCGCGCGGCGTCAACACCATGCGCTGACCGGCACGCACCAGGAGCGGATCGCGCAGGATCCGGCGGATCCTGCCGAGGGTGCGGCTCATCGCCGCGGGCGAGGTCTGCAGGTGCTCCGCCGCGCGCGTCACGCTCTGCTCCTGGAGCAGGGCGTCCAACGCCACCAGCAAGTTCAGATCCATCGTGGACATTCCGCGAACTCCGTTGCGCGACACAGCTCACGCCCGGCGCGACTGCCTGGGCCACCGGCATTATTGCGCGCAGGGCAAGGATTCCGTGCCGATTCCGCCATGGCGGCGGTGGCGTTCGGCGTCGAAGGTGGAACGCGGGCCCGCTGATGCGGGCGCCGCGGCAGCAGGCCGGAGCCCCGGCTGCCGACGTCAGTCGCGACACGCGCTCGGAAGGTGTCGCCCACCCGCGCAGCGTGCACCGGCGTTCACCCGATGAACGCGCCACCCGCACCGCCGCGCCGAACGAGATTGGAAAGAGCCGCATGAGCTCAGGAGATGTGCTGGCAGTGGTCGCGCAGAGCGGCCCGGCGGTCGCCTTCTTCGACGCCACGACCCACCGGCACCTCGACACGATCGAGCTGCCCGCAGAACCGCACGAGCTGTGCTTCGACCCGGAGCACCGGGCGCTGTACTGCGCGATCACCTACCGATCGGGCTACTACCACGAGAACAGCGGCCGGGCCGCCGAGATCGTCGTCATGAATCCGGACGAGCGCGCGATCATCGACGTCATCGACATATCGCCGGAGCACGGCCCGCACGGCCTGGCGCTGGACAGCGCCAACCGGCGGCTCTACGTCAGCGTCGAGGAAGGCCCGGCCGGGCCTGGCGGCGTGGTCGTGCTCGACACGCGCACCCGCACGCCGATCGGGCGCATCGACACCGCAGCGCCCGGCCCGCACTGGTTCGCCATCACCCCGGACGGCCGTCGCGGATACGCCAGCAACAAGGAAGCCCCGTTCGTCTCAGCCGTGGACCTGGACACGGGCGAGCTGCTGCCCCGCGTGCCGGTACCGGGCAGCGAGGGGATCGCGGTCTCCCCGGACGGGACCAGGGTCTGCGTCGCGACGCCGTACGCCGCGTTCGGCGGGCATCGCAGCGCGCCGACCGCGGTCCTCGTGATCGACGCGGAGACCGGTGAGCTGCTCCGCACCATCCCGACCGAGGGCCAGGTGATGCCGGTGCACATCACCAGCACCGGCCTGCTGCTGGCCGGTGAGTTGCGGATGTCCGCTGGCGGCCCGGGCCTGGGCACGCAGCGGCCGGGCAGGCTGCTGATCTTCGCGCCGGGCAGCTGCGAGCCGCTGGGCGAGGTCGAGGTGGGCGAATTCCCGCTCACCATCACGTCCTCGCCCGACGGCAGCCGCGCCTACGTCTCCGCGGTGGTGTCGTCCACGGTGACCGTGGTCGACCTAGAGACCCACGATGTCCTGGCCGTGCTGCCCGTCGACCGCTGCGGCGAACCGGGCGCGCACGGTCTCGCCTACGTGCCCGGCCGCGGGTGCTTGGGCTCGTAGAGCCCGATCTCCGCGCCGCTGGGCAGCCGGAACGCCGTGAGCAGACCCCAGCCCTCGTTGCTGACCGTGCGGGTGATCTCGACACCCTGGTCCTGCAGCTCACCGATGGTCGCCGAGAGGTCGTCGCACAACAGGTAGAGCTCGCAGGTGGGCGTCGCGTCGGTGGGGTGGGTGGCCAGTTCGGCGGGTGGCAGCCCGAAGATCAGCCACCCGCCGCCGGCGTCCACGGATTCGAACCCGAGCACGTCGCGGAGGAACGTCCGGTCCCGCTCGGCGTCCCGGGTGAACAGCAGCAGGTGCGCACCGTTGATCATCGCCCCGACCTCCTCGGCCAAACCGTGCCACGGTCGGCACAAGACCGCTGGCCGGGAGCACGGGCCTGCGCTGATCGCCGGTGTGGCAGCGACGAGTCCCGCAGCTGGTCAACCGGCGGGAAGCGCGCTCCACAATGCGATCAGGGCGTCGGCGCGCTCGGCCGGCGTGCGGTCACCGCCAGGCGCCAGCACGACGCGGTGGAGCTGGGCATCGATCCCGTGCACCAGCAGCGCAGCGGTCAACTCGTGGTCGGGCCCGCCGACAGAGCATCGCCGGAGCTGCTGTGCGATCCCGGGAACCAGCTGGCGGAAAAGGCGTTGGAGCTCTCCGACTCCCTCGGCTGTTCGCGGCGTGTGCTCGTAGAGCAGGTGGTGCATGCCGGAGTGCTTCTCGTGTGCATCGATCGCACCTGTCACCAGAGCGCGCACCACGTCGTTCCACCGTGGAGGCAGCCGTGCGATGTCGTGCAACAACGCGACCAGATCGGCTTCGACTTGCTGCAGGTGCTGTTCGCTGAGCGCGTGCAGGACGGCGCGCTTGTTCGGGAAGTACTGGTACACCGAGCCGATGGAGACACCGGCGCGTTCCGCGATGCGGTTCGTGGTCGCGCCGAGCCCTTCGCGCTGGAAAACCTGAGCAGCCGCCTCCAGGATCACCGCGTACGTTTCCCGGGATCGCAGCTGGCGGGGCTTCTTGCGGGGGATGTCGATGGTCGTCCCGAATGCGAGTTGTGGCGGGTTGTCGGAAATTCGCAGACTAGCACTCGTGAAACGTGATTATCTGGGGTTCTTCCCGCCGGCTCTGCGTCCGGAACCGTTGCCCCGCACCGAGTCGAGCTGGTGGCGTTGGCGGGATCTGGAGATCCACGTCCAGCGCGTGGGTGAGCCGACGGCCGCGCGCCACGCGATCTTGCTGCACGGCGCAGGAGGGCACGCGGGCGCGATGTGGCCGTTCGCCGCGCTGCTCGCCGTTCGCGGCTTCCAGGTGGCAGTCCCGGACCTGCCGGGCTACGGACGCACCCGGGTGCCGAAGCGGCGTCGCATCCGCTACCCGGACTGGCAGGAGATGGCTGCTGACTTCCTGCGCTCCGAGGCGACTTCGAGCGCACCGCTGCTGATGGGAGCGAGCGTGGGCGGCATGCTCGCGTACGACGCCGCGACCAGGACGGGTTCGGCCGAGACGGTGCTGGCGACGTGCTTGCTCGATCCGCGCTCGGCGGCGGCTCGGGAACGCATTGCGCGCACGCCTGCGCTCGGCCGCCTCGCCGGGCCGTTGCTGAACCTCGCCCGGCCCGCGGATTCGCTGTCGGTACCGCTCCGCTGGTTCGCGAACATGCGGGGGATGAGCAGCTGCCGCGAACTCGTGGATCTCGTGATCGCGGATGAGATGGGCGGCGGCAA
This portion of the Saccharopolyspora antimicrobica genome encodes:
- a CDS encoding UvrD-helicase domain-containing protein; translation: MSTPLDLQWNNDPLSPAEPGHAGRRGTDPEALLAGLNPQQRDAVVHTGSPLLIVAGAGSGKTRVLTNRIAYLLAGGAHPGQIMAITFTNKAAAEMKERVAELVGRRANVMWVSTFHSMCVRVLRREAKVLGLSSNFSIYDADDSRRLITMIAREQDLDSKRYPARTLAVHISNLKNELLSPETAAEQAGNDVERKVAQVYAAYQRRLVESNSMDFDDLIMRTVELLQNHPDVAEHYRRRFRHVLVDEYQDTNHAQYVLVRELVGTEATEDGVEPAELCVVGDADQSIYAFRGATIRNIEEFERDYPEARTILLEQNYRSTQTILSAANAVIRRNPNRRDKRLWSNAGDGEQIVGYVGDNEHDEAAFVAGEIDRLVDSGDATFNDIAVFYRTNNQSRVFEEVFIRLGLPYRVVGGVRFYERREVRDALAYLRVLDNPDDTVSLRRILNVPKRGIGDRAEAVVAVHAEQERISFARALRDAADGRVALLNTRARNAISGFVALLDELQQVAAESDVAETLEQVLERTGYRAELEASDDPQDATRVENLTELVTVAREFIEARAGVPAAGAEGETDPSAEAVVAAAVPAAEDDEETALGLPADDSLSAFLERVSLVADADSLPESGDGVVTLMTLHTAKGLEFPVVFCTGWEDGIFPHMRALGEPAELAEERRLAYVGITRARQRLYLSRALMRSAWGQPMTNPASRFLTEIPEELLHWRRIEPERAAPQVRSTWGSRGGGFDRTGSDSAQAGLSARGMRSTGMKGWKDTVSIKLAAGDRVTHDKYGLGTVLSTEGEGPRATATIDFGTAGTVRLMLIGSVPLTKI
- a CDS encoding LysR family transcriptional regulator codes for the protein MDLNLLVALDALLQEQSVTRAAEHLQTSPAAMSRTLGRIRRILRDPLLVRAGQRMVLTPRAVELRDEVHAVVERSRALLTPGDQFDPATLKRTFTLQSSDLLTGALTPALLALTAGTAPGVALRFVPETAEGTSALRDGSVDVEIGVLDHLDPETRTAPLTTTRLVGAVRPEHPLARGEISPQQFAAATHISVSRRGRARGPVDDRLAELGLQRRVPVVLPSHTAALLLARDTDLVCLATESAARHAGLRTFEVPLDLPPVSIGMAWHPRNDVDAAHRWLLGLIRRAAAELS
- a CDS encoding YncE family protein, yielding MSSGDVLAVVAQSGPAVAFFDATTHRHLDTIELPAEPHELCFDPEHRALYCAITYRSGYYHENSGRAAEIVVMNPDERAIIDVIDISPEHGPHGLALDSANRRLYVSVEEGPAGPGGVVVLDTRTRTPIGRIDTAAPGPHWFAITPDGRRGYASNKEAPFVSAVDLDTGELLPRVPVPGSEGIAVSPDGTRVCVATPYAAFGGHRSAPTAVLVIDAETGELLRTIPTEGQVMPVHITSTGLLLAGELRMSAGGPGLGTQRPGRLLIFAPGSCEPLGEVEVGEFPLTITSSPDGSRAYVSAVVSSTVTVVDLETHDVLAVLPVDRCGEPGAHGLAYVPGRGCLGS
- a CDS encoding VOC family protein, yielding MINGAHLLLFTRDAERDRTFLRDVLGFESVDAGGGWLIFGLPPAELATHPTDATPTCELYLLCDDLSATIGELQDQGVEITRTVSNEGWGLLTAFRLPSGAEIGLYEPKHPRPGT
- a CDS encoding TetR/AcrR family transcriptional regulator, whose product is MILEAAAQVFQREGLGATTNRIAERAGVSIGSVYQYFPNKRAVLHALSEQHLQQVEADLVALLHDIARLPPRWNDVVRALVTGAIDAHEKHSGMHHLLYEHTPRTAEGVGELQRLFRQLVPGIAQQLRRCSVGGPDHELTAALLVHGIDAQLHRVVLAPGGDRTPAERADALIALWSALPAG
- a CDS encoding alpha/beta hydrolase, with amino-acid sequence MSMVVPNASCGGLSEIRRLALVKRDYLGFFPPALRPEPLPRTESSWWRWRDLEIHVQRVGEPTAARHAILLHGAGGHAGAMWPFAALLAVRGFQVAVPDLPGYGRTRVPKRRRIRYPDWQEMAADFLRSEATSSAPLLMGASVGGMLAYDAATRTGSAETVLATCLLDPRSAAARERIARTPALGRLAGPLLNLARPADSLSVPLRWFANMRGMSSCRELVDLVIADEMGGGNSMPLGFLRSYLRSAPAVEPEQAHAIKVVLAHPAADTWTPVELSRSFFDRLAGPKELVMLPEAGHYPIEAAGVERLVDVAMSC